A genomic stretch from Limnobacter thiooxidans includes:
- the tal gene encoding transaldolase, translating into MSNTLEQLKKVTTVVADTGDFQTMAAFLPQDATTNPSLILKAVQKPQYLPLLEQIKSKYGSEPLDLQTDRLLVAFGTEILKIIPGRVSTEVDARLSFDTQGNIERAKRIVELYKAQGIDTEKRLLIKIASTWEGIQAAKVLEAEGIHCNLTLLFSPIQAHACAQASVQLISPFVGRIYDWFKKSAGSAWDEAANSGVNDPGVKSVRRIYAYFKQNGIRTEVMGASFRNAGQIKALAGCDLLTISPELLAELQADNSVLNVDLNTAWVETQPRETFPAGEAAFRYELNADAMGTEKLAEGIRAFVKDSITLDGLLKG; encoded by the coding sequence ATGAGCAATACCCTCGAACAACTAAAAAAGGTCACCACAGTTGTGGCCGACACAGGCGACTTCCAGACCATGGCTGCGTTTCTGCCTCAAGACGCGACCACAAACCCGTCCCTGATCCTGAAAGCGGTCCAAAAACCACAATACTTGCCATTGCTTGAACAAATCAAGTCAAAGTACGGGTCTGAGCCGCTGGACCTGCAAACCGACCGTTTGCTGGTGGCTTTCGGCACAGAAATTCTGAAAATCATTCCGGGCCGGGTGTCCACTGAAGTGGACGCACGCCTGAGCTTTGACACCCAGGGAAACATTGAACGCGCCAAACGCATTGTGGAGTTGTACAAGGCCCAGGGAATTGATACAGAGAAACGTTTGCTGATCAAAATTGCCTCAACCTGGGAGGGTATTCAGGCGGCCAAAGTACTGGAGGCCGAAGGCATTCACTGTAACCTGACCTTGTTGTTCTCGCCCATTCAAGCCCACGCCTGTGCACAAGCCAGCGTTCAACTGATTTCTCCTTTTGTGGGCCGAATTTACGACTGGTTCAAAAAATCGGCAGGAAGCGCCTGGGATGAAGCAGCCAATTCGGGTGTAAATGACCCCGGTGTAAAATCAGTGCGACGCATTTATGCCTACTTCAAACAAAACGGCATTCGCACCGAGGTGATGGGCGCGAGCTTTCGCAATGCCGGGCAGATCAAGGCGCTGGCCGGTTGCGACCTGCTGACCATCAGCCCTGAATTGCTGGCTGAATTGCAGGCTGACAATTCCGTATTGAATGTCGACTTGAACACGGCTTGGGTTGAAACACAGCCGCGCGAAACTTTCCCCGCTGGCGAAGCCGCATTTCGTTATGAATTGAACGCAGATGCCATGGGTACCGAGAAACTGGCTGAAGGCATTCGGGCGTTTGTGAAAGACTCGATTACGTTGGATGGTCTGCTGAAGGGCTAA